One window from the genome of Bicyclus anynana chromosome 25, ilBicAnyn1.1, whole genome shotgun sequence encodes:
- the LOC112044053 gene encoding uncharacterized protein LOC112044053: MLVKELSASMLDKSILGGSWESVISRDDYEIDYSPSPRGSPLKDTSNIQEDQPYLISRHNPNKTFRRESVIASWKNLKKEREQALGKRIIYVDPDNYEDYYGRNKVKRCKSERTASNPRLLKKVKRTYSVLYRYDPNEEKVVKEYKYQPTKEPELSMNSMQKSFSEPFLGPERVPKKKVKRSITTLLNIKTKILNIFSAKS; this comes from the exons ATGTTGGTGAAGGAACTAAGTGCAAGCATGTTGGACAAATCCATATTGGGCGGCAGTTGGGAGAGCGTG ATCTCGCGCGATGATTACGAGATCGACTACAGCCCGAGTCCCAGAGGATCTCCGTTGAAGGACACGTCCAACATCCAGGAGGACCAGCCGTATCTGATCAGCCGCCACAACCCAAACAAGACCTTCCGCAGAGAATCAGTAATCGCTTCGTGGAAGAACCTGAAGAAGGAGAGAGAACAGGCCCTGGGTAAACGGATCATATACGTGGACCCGGACAACTACGAAGATTACTACGGCAGGAACAAAGTAAAGCGTTGCAAGAGCGAAAGGACCGCCAGCAATCCACGCCTGCTCAAAAAGGTTAAACGCACATACTCAGTCCTCTACCGATATGACCCTAACGAGGAGAAAGTCGTAAAGGAATACAAGTACCAGCCAACGAAAGAACCTGAACTCTCAATGAATTCAATGCAAAAATCTTTCTCCGAACCCTTTTTGGGTCCTGAGAGGGTACCGAAGAAGAAGGTGAAGAGATCCATCACGACCCTATTGAATATCAAGACGAAGATCCTCAACATTTTCTCGGCAAAGAGTTAA